A part of Camelus ferus isolate YT-003-E chromosome 6, BCGSAC_Cfer_1.0, whole genome shotgun sequence genomic DNA contains:
- the BEGAIN gene encoding brain-enriched guanylate kinase-associated protein isoform X11: MGSHQSSQASAADMEKLSALQEQKGELRKRLSYTTHKLEKLETEFDSTRHYLEIELRRAQEELEKVTEKLRRIQSNYMALQRINQELEDKLYRMGQHYEEEKRALSHEIVALNSHLLEAKVTIDKLSEDNELYRKDCNLAAQLLQCSQTYGRVHKVSELPSEFQERVSLHMEKHGCSLPAPLCHPSYADSVPTCVIAKVLEKPDPGSLSSQLSDASARDLTFRDGVEKPGPRPPYKEDIYCSDTALYCPEERRRDRRPSVDGPVADVGFLRAQNSTDSAAEEEEEAEAAAFPASYRHEAFPGYAGSLPTSSSYSSFSATSEEKEHAQASTLTASQQAIYLNSRDELFGRRPPPAYESSPRYAAAAAAVAAPLEAEVAPGFARTVSPYPADSFRFPVSPGPQPALMPPNLWNLRAKPGSARLAGEDVRGQWRPLSVEDIGAYPFPAAPPAAAAAAAAAAAAGRASPCNFSDRYFGGGGSSGNKAEGRASPLYASYKADSFSEGDDLSQGHLAESRFLRAAGDLSLSPGRPADSLPSYAAGEGDRERLGVQLCGAGGSPEPEHSPHSSRDSLEPSSMEASPEMHPAARLSPQPAFPRTGGSGLSRKDSLTKAQLYGTLLN, from the exons GCCTCTGCTGCAGACATGGAGAAACTCAG CGCGCTGCAGGAGCAGAAGGGCGAGCTGCGCAAGCGGCTGTCCTACACCACGCACAAGCTCGAGAAGCTCGAGACCGAGTTCGACTCCACGCGCCACTACCTGGAGATCGAGCTGCGCCGCGcgcaggaggagctggagaaggtCACAGAGAAGCTGCGCAG GATTCAGAGCAACTACATGGCACTGCAAAGGATCAACCAGGAGCTGGAGGACAAGCTGTACCGCATG GGCCAGCACTACGAGGAAGAGAAGCGAGCTCTTAGCCACGAGATTGTTGCCCTCAACAGCCACCTGCTGGAGGCCAAGGTGACCATTGACAAGCTGTCGGAGGACAAT GAGCTCTATAGGAAGGACTGCAATCTAGCGGCCCAGCTGCTGCAGTGCAGCCAGACCTACGGCAGGGTCCATAAGGTGTCCGAG CTGCCATCGGAATTCCAGGAGCGCGTGAGCCTGCACATGGAGAAGCATGGCTGCAGCCTGCCCGCCCCACTCTGCCACCCGTCCTACGCTGACAGCGTCCCAACATGCGTCATTGCCAAGGTGCTGGAGAAGCCTGACCCTGGCAGCTTGTCCTCCCAGCTGTCAGATGCCTCGGCTCGTGACCTGACCTTCCGCGACGGGGTGGAGAAGCCAGGCCCCCGGCCCCCCTACAAGGAGGACATCTACTGCAGTGACACGGCCCTCTACTGTCCCGAGGAGCGGCGGCGTGACCGGCGGCCCAGCGTGGATGGGCCGGTGGCCGACGTGGGCTTCCTGCGGGCCCAGAATTCCACCGACAGCGcggccgaggaggaggaggaggccgaggcAGCCGCCTTCCCGGCCAGCTACCGGCACGAGGCCTTCCCGGGCTACGCGGGCTCGCTGCCCACATCCAGCTCCTACTCGAGCTTCAGCGCCACGTCGGAGGAGAAGGAGCACGCCCAGGCCAGCACACTCACTGCCTCGCAGCAGGCCATCTACCTGAATAGCCGCGATGAGCTCTTCGGCCGCAGGCCGCCCCCGGCCTATGAGAGCAGCCCGCGCTACGCCGCGGCCGCAGCCGCGGTGGCCGCCCCGCTTGAAGCCGAGGTGGCTCCAGGGTTTGCGCGGACTGTGTCGCCGTACCCGGCCGACTCCTTCCGCTTCCCGGTCTCCCCGGGCCCCCAGCCGGCCCTGATGCCCCCCAACCTGTGGAATCTGCGGGCCAAGCCGGGGTCAGCCCGGCTGGCCGGGGAGGATGTGCGCGGCCAGTGGCGGCCGCTGAGCGTGGAGGACATTGGCGCCTACCCCTTCCCGGCCGCCCCCcctgcggccgccgccgccgccgctgccgccgccgccgcgggccgCGCATCTCCCTGCAACTTCTCCGACCGCTACTtcgggggcgggggcagctcaGGCAACAAGGCTGAGGGCCGCGCCAGCCCTCTCTATGCCAGCTACAAGGCCGATAGCTTCTCAGAGGGTGATGACCTCTCCCAGGGCCACCTGGCCGAGTCCCGCTTCCTCCGGGCGGCCGGCGACCTGAGCCTCAGCCCTGGCCGCCCAGCCGACTCGCTGCCCAGCTACGCGGCCGGCGAGGGGGACCGGGAGAGGCTAGGGGTGCAGCTCTGCGGAGCGGGCGGCAGCCCCGAGCCCGAGCACAGCCCCCACAGCTCCAGGGACTCCTTGGAGCCCAGCTCCATGGAGGCCTCCCCAGAGATGCACCCCGCTGCCCGCCTCAGCCCCCAGCCGGCCTTCCCTCGGACTGGCGGCTCAGGGCTCAGCCGTAAGGACAGTCTCACGAAAGCCCAGCTCTATGGAACCCTGCTCAACTGA
- the BEGAIN gene encoding brain-enriched guanylate kinase-associated protein isoform X7, which yields MGSHQSSQASAADMEKLRLRSPWVPSCLGQPRVLQGRLARSSPSLWDSALQEQKGELRKRLSYTTHKLEKLETEFDSTRHYLEIELRRAQEELEKVTEKLRRIQSNYMALQRINQELEDKLYRMGQHYEEEKRALSHEIVALNSHLLEAKVTIDKLSEDNELYRKDCNLAAQLLQCSQTYGRVHKVSELPSEFQERVSLHMEKHGCSLPAPLCHPSYADSVPTCVIAKVLEKPDPGSLSSQLSDASARDLTFRDGVEKPGPRPPYKEDIYCSDTALYCPEERRRDRRPSVDGPVADVGFLRAQNSTDSAAEEEEEAEAAAFPASYRHEAFPGYAGSLPTSSSYSSFSATSEEKEHAQASTLTASQQAIYLNSRDELFGRRPPPAYESSPRYAAAAAAVAAPLEAEVAPGFARTVSPYPADSFRFPVSPGPQPALMPPNLWNLRAKPGSARLAGEDVRGQWRPLSVEDIGAYPFPAAPPAAAAAAAAAAAAGRASPCNFSDRYFGGGGSSGNKAEGRASPLYASYKADSFSEGDDLSQGHLAESRFLRAAGDLSLSPGRPADSLPSYAAGEGDRERLGVQLCGAGGSPEPEHSPHSSRDSLEPSSMEASPEMHPAARLSPQPAFPRTGGSGLSRKDSLTKAQLYGTLLN from the exons GCCTCTGCTGCAGACATGGAGAAACTCAG GCTGCGCAGCCCTTGGGTGCCCTCGTGCCTTGGGCAGCCCCGCGTCCTGCAGGGCCGGCTGGCCAGGTCCTCGCCCTCGCTCTGGGACAG CGCGCTGCAGGAGCAGAAGGGCGAGCTGCGCAAGCGGCTGTCCTACACCACGCACAAGCTCGAGAAGCTCGAGACCGAGTTCGACTCCACGCGCCACTACCTGGAGATCGAGCTGCGCCGCGcgcaggaggagctggagaaggtCACAGAGAAGCTGCGCAG GATTCAGAGCAACTACATGGCACTGCAAAGGATCAACCAGGAGCTGGAGGACAAGCTGTACCGCATG GGCCAGCACTACGAGGAAGAGAAGCGAGCTCTTAGCCACGAGATTGTTGCCCTCAACAGCCACCTGCTGGAGGCCAAGGTGACCATTGACAAGCTGTCGGAGGACAAT GAGCTCTATAGGAAGGACTGCAATCTAGCGGCCCAGCTGCTGCAGTGCAGCCAGACCTACGGCAGGGTCCATAAGGTGTCCGAG CTGCCATCGGAATTCCAGGAGCGCGTGAGCCTGCACATGGAGAAGCATGGCTGCAGCCTGCCCGCCCCACTCTGCCACCCGTCCTACGCTGACAGCGTCCCAACATGCGTCATTGCCAAGGTGCTGGAGAAGCCTGACCCTGGCAGCTTGTCCTCCCAGCTGTCAGATGCCTCGGCTCGTGACCTGACCTTCCGCGACGGGGTGGAGAAGCCAGGCCCCCGGCCCCCCTACAAGGAGGACATCTACTGCAGTGACACGGCCCTCTACTGTCCCGAGGAGCGGCGGCGTGACCGGCGGCCCAGCGTGGATGGGCCGGTGGCCGACGTGGGCTTCCTGCGGGCCCAGAATTCCACCGACAGCGcggccgaggaggaggaggaggccgaggcAGCCGCCTTCCCGGCCAGCTACCGGCACGAGGCCTTCCCGGGCTACGCGGGCTCGCTGCCCACATCCAGCTCCTACTCGAGCTTCAGCGCCACGTCGGAGGAGAAGGAGCACGCCCAGGCCAGCACACTCACTGCCTCGCAGCAGGCCATCTACCTGAATAGCCGCGATGAGCTCTTCGGCCGCAGGCCGCCCCCGGCCTATGAGAGCAGCCCGCGCTACGCCGCGGCCGCAGCCGCGGTGGCCGCCCCGCTTGAAGCCGAGGTGGCTCCAGGGTTTGCGCGGACTGTGTCGCCGTACCCGGCCGACTCCTTCCGCTTCCCGGTCTCCCCGGGCCCCCAGCCGGCCCTGATGCCCCCCAACCTGTGGAATCTGCGGGCCAAGCCGGGGTCAGCCCGGCTGGCCGGGGAGGATGTGCGCGGCCAGTGGCGGCCGCTGAGCGTGGAGGACATTGGCGCCTACCCCTTCCCGGCCGCCCCCcctgcggccgccgccgccgccgctgccgccgccgccgcgggccgCGCATCTCCCTGCAACTTCTCCGACCGCTACTtcgggggcgggggcagctcaGGCAACAAGGCTGAGGGCCGCGCCAGCCCTCTCTATGCCAGCTACAAGGCCGATAGCTTCTCAGAGGGTGATGACCTCTCCCAGGGCCACCTGGCCGAGTCCCGCTTCCTCCGGGCGGCCGGCGACCTGAGCCTCAGCCCTGGCCGCCCAGCCGACTCGCTGCCCAGCTACGCGGCCGGCGAGGGGGACCGGGAGAGGCTAGGGGTGCAGCTCTGCGGAGCGGGCGGCAGCCCCGAGCCCGAGCACAGCCCCCACAGCTCCAGGGACTCCTTGGAGCCCAGCTCCATGGAGGCCTCCCCAGAGATGCACCCCGCTGCCCGCCTCAGCCCCCAGCCGGCCTTCCCTCGGACTGGCGGCTCAGGGCTCAGCCGTAAGGACAGTCTCACGAAAGCCCAGCTCTATGGAACCCTGCTCAACTGA
- the BEGAIN gene encoding brain-enriched guanylate kinase-associated protein isoform X10: MWTGGRRPGRLRRAASAADMEKLSALQEQKGELRKRLSYTTHKLEKLETEFDSTRHYLEIELRRAQEELEKVTEKLRRIQSNYMALQRINQELEDKLYRMGQHYEEEKRALSHEIVALNSHLLEAKVTIDKLSEDNELYRKDCNLAAQLLQCSQTYGRVHKVSELPSEFQERVSLHMEKHGCSLPAPLCHPSYADSVPTCVIAKVLEKPDPGSLSSQLSDASARDLTFRDGVEKPGPRPPYKEDIYCSDTALYCPEERRRDRRPSVDGPVADVGFLRAQNSTDSAAEEEEEAEAAAFPASYRHEAFPGYAGSLPTSSSYSSFSATSEEKEHAQASTLTASQQAIYLNSRDELFGRRPPPAYESSPRYAAAAAAVAAPLEAEVAPGFARTVSPYPADSFRFPVSPGPQPALMPPNLWNLRAKPGSARLAGEDVRGQWRPLSVEDIGAYPFPAAPPAAAAAAAAAAAAGRASPCNFSDRYFGGGGSSGNKAEGRASPLYASYKADSFSEGDDLSQGHLAESRFLRAAGDLSLSPGRPADSLPSYAAGEGDRERLGVQLCGAGGSPEPEHSPHSSRDSLEPSSMEASPEMHPAARLSPQPAFPRTGGSGLSRKDSLTKAQLYGTLLN; encoded by the exons GCCTCTGCTGCAGACATGGAGAAACTCAG CGCGCTGCAGGAGCAGAAGGGCGAGCTGCGCAAGCGGCTGTCCTACACCACGCACAAGCTCGAGAAGCTCGAGACCGAGTTCGACTCCACGCGCCACTACCTGGAGATCGAGCTGCGCCGCGcgcaggaggagctggagaaggtCACAGAGAAGCTGCGCAG GATTCAGAGCAACTACATGGCACTGCAAAGGATCAACCAGGAGCTGGAGGACAAGCTGTACCGCATG GGCCAGCACTACGAGGAAGAGAAGCGAGCTCTTAGCCACGAGATTGTTGCCCTCAACAGCCACCTGCTGGAGGCCAAGGTGACCATTGACAAGCTGTCGGAGGACAAT GAGCTCTATAGGAAGGACTGCAATCTAGCGGCCCAGCTGCTGCAGTGCAGCCAGACCTACGGCAGGGTCCATAAGGTGTCCGAG CTGCCATCGGAATTCCAGGAGCGCGTGAGCCTGCACATGGAGAAGCATGGCTGCAGCCTGCCCGCCCCACTCTGCCACCCGTCCTACGCTGACAGCGTCCCAACATGCGTCATTGCCAAGGTGCTGGAGAAGCCTGACCCTGGCAGCTTGTCCTCCCAGCTGTCAGATGCCTCGGCTCGTGACCTGACCTTCCGCGACGGGGTGGAGAAGCCAGGCCCCCGGCCCCCCTACAAGGAGGACATCTACTGCAGTGACACGGCCCTCTACTGTCCCGAGGAGCGGCGGCGTGACCGGCGGCCCAGCGTGGATGGGCCGGTGGCCGACGTGGGCTTCCTGCGGGCCCAGAATTCCACCGACAGCGcggccgaggaggaggaggaggccgaggcAGCCGCCTTCCCGGCCAGCTACCGGCACGAGGCCTTCCCGGGCTACGCGGGCTCGCTGCCCACATCCAGCTCCTACTCGAGCTTCAGCGCCACGTCGGAGGAGAAGGAGCACGCCCAGGCCAGCACACTCACTGCCTCGCAGCAGGCCATCTACCTGAATAGCCGCGATGAGCTCTTCGGCCGCAGGCCGCCCCCGGCCTATGAGAGCAGCCCGCGCTACGCCGCGGCCGCAGCCGCGGTGGCCGCCCCGCTTGAAGCCGAGGTGGCTCCAGGGTTTGCGCGGACTGTGTCGCCGTACCCGGCCGACTCCTTCCGCTTCCCGGTCTCCCCGGGCCCCCAGCCGGCCCTGATGCCCCCCAACCTGTGGAATCTGCGGGCCAAGCCGGGGTCAGCCCGGCTGGCCGGGGAGGATGTGCGCGGCCAGTGGCGGCCGCTGAGCGTGGAGGACATTGGCGCCTACCCCTTCCCGGCCGCCCCCcctgcggccgccgccgccgccgctgccgccgccgccgcgggccgCGCATCTCCCTGCAACTTCTCCGACCGCTACTtcgggggcgggggcagctcaGGCAACAAGGCTGAGGGCCGCGCCAGCCCTCTCTATGCCAGCTACAAGGCCGATAGCTTCTCAGAGGGTGATGACCTCTCCCAGGGCCACCTGGCCGAGTCCCGCTTCCTCCGGGCGGCCGGCGACCTGAGCCTCAGCCCTGGCCGCCCAGCCGACTCGCTGCCCAGCTACGCGGCCGGCGAGGGGGACCGGGAGAGGCTAGGGGTGCAGCTCTGCGGAGCGGGCGGCAGCCCCGAGCCCGAGCACAGCCCCCACAGCTCCAGGGACTCCTTGGAGCCCAGCTCCATGGAGGCCTCCCCAGAGATGCACCCCGCTGCCCGCCTCAGCCCCCAGCCGGCCTTCCCTCGGACTGGCGGCTCAGGGCTCAGCCGTAAGGACAGTCTCACGAAAGCCCAGCTCTATGGAACCCTGCTCAACTGA
- the BEGAIN gene encoding brain-enriched guanylate kinase-associated protein isoform X3 — translation MQKGSRAPRLAPPAPNPSVQASAADMEKLRLRSPWVPSCLGQPRVLQGRLARSSPSLWDSALQEQKGELRKRLSYTTHKLEKLETEFDSTRHYLEIELRRAQEELEKVTEKLRRIQSNYMALQRINQELEDKLYRMGQHYEEEKRALSHEIVALNSHLLEAKVTIDKLSEDNELYRKDCNLAAQLLQCSQTYGRVHKVSELPSEFQERVSLHMEKHGCSLPAPLCHPSYADSVPTCVIAKVLEKPDPGSLSSQLSDASARDLTFRDGVEKPGPRPPYKEDIYCSDTALYCPEERRRDRRPSVDGPVADVGFLRAQNSTDSAAEEEEEAEAAAFPASYRHEAFPGYAGSLPTSSSYSSFSATSEEKEHAQASTLTASQQAIYLNSRDELFGRRPPPAYESSPRYAAAAAAVAAPLEAEVAPGFARTVSPYPADSFRFPVSPGPQPALMPPNLWNLRAKPGSARLAGEDVRGQWRPLSVEDIGAYPFPAAPPAAAAAAAAAAAAGRASPCNFSDRYFGGGGSSGNKAEGRASPLYASYKADSFSEGDDLSQGHLAESRFLRAAGDLSLSPGRPADSLPSYAAGEGDRERLGVQLCGAGGSPEPEHSPHSSRDSLEPSSMEASPEMHPAARLSPQPAFPRTGGSGLSRKDSLTKAQLYGTLLN, via the exons GCCTCTGCTGCAGACATGGAGAAACTCAG GCTGCGCAGCCCTTGGGTGCCCTCGTGCCTTGGGCAGCCCCGCGTCCTGCAGGGCCGGCTGGCCAGGTCCTCGCCCTCGCTCTGGGACAG CGCGCTGCAGGAGCAGAAGGGCGAGCTGCGCAAGCGGCTGTCCTACACCACGCACAAGCTCGAGAAGCTCGAGACCGAGTTCGACTCCACGCGCCACTACCTGGAGATCGAGCTGCGCCGCGcgcaggaggagctggagaaggtCACAGAGAAGCTGCGCAG GATTCAGAGCAACTACATGGCACTGCAAAGGATCAACCAGGAGCTGGAGGACAAGCTGTACCGCATG GGCCAGCACTACGAGGAAGAGAAGCGAGCTCTTAGCCACGAGATTGTTGCCCTCAACAGCCACCTGCTGGAGGCCAAGGTGACCATTGACAAGCTGTCGGAGGACAAT GAGCTCTATAGGAAGGACTGCAATCTAGCGGCCCAGCTGCTGCAGTGCAGCCAGACCTACGGCAGGGTCCATAAGGTGTCCGAG CTGCCATCGGAATTCCAGGAGCGCGTGAGCCTGCACATGGAGAAGCATGGCTGCAGCCTGCCCGCCCCACTCTGCCACCCGTCCTACGCTGACAGCGTCCCAACATGCGTCATTGCCAAGGTGCTGGAGAAGCCTGACCCTGGCAGCTTGTCCTCCCAGCTGTCAGATGCCTCGGCTCGTGACCTGACCTTCCGCGACGGGGTGGAGAAGCCAGGCCCCCGGCCCCCCTACAAGGAGGACATCTACTGCAGTGACACGGCCCTCTACTGTCCCGAGGAGCGGCGGCGTGACCGGCGGCCCAGCGTGGATGGGCCGGTGGCCGACGTGGGCTTCCTGCGGGCCCAGAATTCCACCGACAGCGcggccgaggaggaggaggaggccgaggcAGCCGCCTTCCCGGCCAGCTACCGGCACGAGGCCTTCCCGGGCTACGCGGGCTCGCTGCCCACATCCAGCTCCTACTCGAGCTTCAGCGCCACGTCGGAGGAGAAGGAGCACGCCCAGGCCAGCACACTCACTGCCTCGCAGCAGGCCATCTACCTGAATAGCCGCGATGAGCTCTTCGGCCGCAGGCCGCCCCCGGCCTATGAGAGCAGCCCGCGCTACGCCGCGGCCGCAGCCGCGGTGGCCGCCCCGCTTGAAGCCGAGGTGGCTCCAGGGTTTGCGCGGACTGTGTCGCCGTACCCGGCCGACTCCTTCCGCTTCCCGGTCTCCCCGGGCCCCCAGCCGGCCCTGATGCCCCCCAACCTGTGGAATCTGCGGGCCAAGCCGGGGTCAGCCCGGCTGGCCGGGGAGGATGTGCGCGGCCAGTGGCGGCCGCTGAGCGTGGAGGACATTGGCGCCTACCCCTTCCCGGCCGCCCCCcctgcggccgccgccgccgccgctgccgccgccgccgcgggccgCGCATCTCCCTGCAACTTCTCCGACCGCTACTtcgggggcgggggcagctcaGGCAACAAGGCTGAGGGCCGCGCCAGCCCTCTCTATGCCAGCTACAAGGCCGATAGCTTCTCAGAGGGTGATGACCTCTCCCAGGGCCACCTGGCCGAGTCCCGCTTCCTCCGGGCGGCCGGCGACCTGAGCCTCAGCCCTGGCCGCCCAGCCGACTCGCTGCCCAGCTACGCGGCCGGCGAGGGGGACCGGGAGAGGCTAGGGGTGCAGCTCTGCGGAGCGGGCGGCAGCCCCGAGCCCGAGCACAGCCCCCACAGCTCCAGGGACTCCTTGGAGCCCAGCTCCATGGAGGCCTCCCCAGAGATGCACCCCGCTGCCCGCCTCAGCCCCCAGCCGGCCTTCCCTCGGACTGGCGGCTCAGGGCTCAGCCGTAAGGACAGTCTCACGAAAGCCCAGCTCTATGGAACCCTGCTCAACTGA
- the BEGAIN gene encoding brain-enriched guanylate kinase-associated protein isoform X8 yields MEKLRLRSPWVPSCLGQPRVLQGRLARSSPSLWDSALQEQKGELRKRLSYTTHKLEKLETEFDSTRHYLEIELRRAQEELEKVTEKLRRIQSNYMALQRINQELEDKLYRMGQHYEEEKRALSHEIVALNSHLLEAKVTIDKLSEDNELYRKDCNLAAQLLQCSQTYGRVHKVSELPSEFQERVSLHMEKHGCSLPAPLCHPSYADSVPTCVIAKVLEKPDPGSLSSQLSDASARDLTFRDGVEKPGPRPPYKEDIYCSDTALYCPEERRRDRRPSVDGPVADVGFLRAQNSTDSAAEEEEEAEAAAFPASYRHEAFPGYAGSLPTSSSYSSFSATSEEKEHAQASTLTASQQAIYLNSRDELFGRRPPPAYESSPRYAAAAAAVAAPLEAEVAPGFARTVSPYPADSFRFPVSPGPQPALMPPNLWNLRAKPGSARLAGEDVRGQWRPLSVEDIGAYPFPAAPPAAAAAAAAAAAAGRASPCNFSDRYFGGGGSSGNKAEGRASPLYASYKADSFSEGDDLSQGHLAESRFLRAAGDLSLSPGRPADSLPSYAAGEGDRERLGVQLCGAGGSPEPEHSPHSSRDSLEPSSMEASPEMHPAARLSPQPAFPRTGGSGLSRKDSLTKAQLYGTLLN; encoded by the exons ATGGAGAAACTCAG GCTGCGCAGCCCTTGGGTGCCCTCGTGCCTTGGGCAGCCCCGCGTCCTGCAGGGCCGGCTGGCCAGGTCCTCGCCCTCGCTCTGGGACAG CGCGCTGCAGGAGCAGAAGGGCGAGCTGCGCAAGCGGCTGTCCTACACCACGCACAAGCTCGAGAAGCTCGAGACCGAGTTCGACTCCACGCGCCACTACCTGGAGATCGAGCTGCGCCGCGcgcaggaggagctggagaaggtCACAGAGAAGCTGCGCAG GATTCAGAGCAACTACATGGCACTGCAAAGGATCAACCAGGAGCTGGAGGACAAGCTGTACCGCATG GGCCAGCACTACGAGGAAGAGAAGCGAGCTCTTAGCCACGAGATTGTTGCCCTCAACAGCCACCTGCTGGAGGCCAAGGTGACCATTGACAAGCTGTCGGAGGACAAT GAGCTCTATAGGAAGGACTGCAATCTAGCGGCCCAGCTGCTGCAGTGCAGCCAGACCTACGGCAGGGTCCATAAGGTGTCCGAG CTGCCATCGGAATTCCAGGAGCGCGTGAGCCTGCACATGGAGAAGCATGGCTGCAGCCTGCCCGCCCCACTCTGCCACCCGTCCTACGCTGACAGCGTCCCAACATGCGTCATTGCCAAGGTGCTGGAGAAGCCTGACCCTGGCAGCTTGTCCTCCCAGCTGTCAGATGCCTCGGCTCGTGACCTGACCTTCCGCGACGGGGTGGAGAAGCCAGGCCCCCGGCCCCCCTACAAGGAGGACATCTACTGCAGTGACACGGCCCTCTACTGTCCCGAGGAGCGGCGGCGTGACCGGCGGCCCAGCGTGGATGGGCCGGTGGCCGACGTGGGCTTCCTGCGGGCCCAGAATTCCACCGACAGCGcggccgaggaggaggaggaggccgaggcAGCCGCCTTCCCGGCCAGCTACCGGCACGAGGCCTTCCCGGGCTACGCGGGCTCGCTGCCCACATCCAGCTCCTACTCGAGCTTCAGCGCCACGTCGGAGGAGAAGGAGCACGCCCAGGCCAGCACACTCACTGCCTCGCAGCAGGCCATCTACCTGAATAGCCGCGATGAGCTCTTCGGCCGCAGGCCGCCCCCGGCCTATGAGAGCAGCCCGCGCTACGCCGCGGCCGCAGCCGCGGTGGCCGCCCCGCTTGAAGCCGAGGTGGCTCCAGGGTTTGCGCGGACTGTGTCGCCGTACCCGGCCGACTCCTTCCGCTTCCCGGTCTCCCCGGGCCCCCAGCCGGCCCTGATGCCCCCCAACCTGTGGAATCTGCGGGCCAAGCCGGGGTCAGCCCGGCTGGCCGGGGAGGATGTGCGCGGCCAGTGGCGGCCGCTGAGCGTGGAGGACATTGGCGCCTACCCCTTCCCGGCCGCCCCCcctgcggccgccgccgccgccgctgccgccgccgccgcgggccgCGCATCTCCCTGCAACTTCTCCGACCGCTACTtcgggggcgggggcagctcaGGCAACAAGGCTGAGGGCCGCGCCAGCCCTCTCTATGCCAGCTACAAGGCCGATAGCTTCTCAGAGGGTGATGACCTCTCCCAGGGCCACCTGGCCGAGTCCCGCTTCCTCCGGGCGGCCGGCGACCTGAGCCTCAGCCCTGGCCGCCCAGCCGACTCGCTGCCCAGCTACGCGGCCGGCGAGGGGGACCGGGAGAGGCTAGGGGTGCAGCTCTGCGGAGCGGGCGGCAGCCCCGAGCCCGAGCACAGCCCCCACAGCTCCAGGGACTCCTTGGAGCCCAGCTCCATGGAGGCCTCCCCAGAGATGCACCCCGCTGCCCGCCTCAGCCCCCAGCCGGCCTTCCCTCGGACTGGCGGCTCAGGGCTCAGCCGTAAGGACAGTCTCACGAAAGCCCAGCTCTATGGAACCCTGCTCAACTGA